The Quercus robur chromosome 3, dhQueRobu3.1, whole genome shotgun sequence DNA segment CTAACACACAATTTATTTCCTCTATGCGAGAGTCTATTCCAACTAGGCATTTAACAACAAATACTTGTTTACGATTTAATTTAGCACTGATCTCTTCTAAAATTTCTTCGATAAATCCAAATTGAGGGTGGCTGCCAATCACAAAGCATTTAAAACAtgttagaaaatagaaatatgATCTTGAAATGAATTCAAAACGTTTAGTTTGTGAACTACAACAGAAATTTTGTTAGTTAAATTAAATGGCACGTAATTCATAGATTTGAGAACTATCATTacgaacttttttttttttaaggtcaaAAATCGACTTTAGGCTTTTAGCACAAACTCATTGAATATCCACTTCTAACACTTGAatgaatttattataaaatttagggGAAATTTTCTAAACATGACATGagagaagtttcaaattaatTGATAAGAATATCTATCATATATTCTTCCCTTTCTATCATTGAACCTTATATCCTATTTAGCTCACTACTAAAAGATatgatcaaaatataaattttttataacctcttttcttttcttgtttttattttttaataaaaaagcaaacaagaagggtttttttgtggttgttgtttgTATAGCAATAAAATTAATTGGTGATAAAAAAGTAGAGATTAAACACGTACTCATTTTTGTAATGCCAACCAGATATATGGCTGGCTTCATTTAGGGCTGCCCTCCATCTCTGCACCTTCTCTATAttatccttaaattttttttcatgctttGCGAGTGCTTCTCCAAACTTTTTCTGCTGGTTACGTACATCTGATGGATCCACCTTGTAAAAAACCGGTAACACCACTTGGCCACTATTCTTACACTCAAGAATCTTGACAAGTTCATCCAAACACCAAGTGGAGGATGCATAATTTTTAGAGAATACAATTATCGAAAtctttgaactttcaatagTTTCAAGAAGTTCAGTGGAAATTTTTTCTCCTCTTGGAAGCTCATCATCCATGAAAGTGTTAATACCATTATAACGCAAAATACCATTCAAATGGCTGGTAAAACCATTGCGGGTATCTTCTCCTCTGAAACTCAAGAACACATCATATCTGCATCGTTGGgtaaaagagaaagaggaggtTCCTCTGGTGGTCAAAAGGGCCATTGTGATTTTGATGCAGAGATAGTTGAGAAAATCTAAAAGGAAGACgagaggagaaagaaaataaagatgtGACGAAATTAAAATTGTAAGAGTTTAAGAAGCGAAGtgaatgagaaataaaaaatgagagatATTTCACAATGGTTTTTTAAGAAAGAACGAGAATTGGCTGAGAATGAGAGAGTCAATGAATTGAGTTTTAGTTGTTGTGATGCCAGGCTAAAATAAGAAGTATTTTTTTGACTGGTAAGTGAATTTTTTGGGTACACGCGCTTTCTTTGATCCAGGAAAGTTCGAAGAAATTTCTTTGTAGTATCAAaatttaaccccaaaaaaataataataataaataaataaataatgtgggcaaaaaaaaaaatatatatatatatttttgatggttaaccaataatattttatctttggcgtttggactttggagtgtAGCTGGAAGCTGGAAGCTGATGTGCATTTTCTgattaaaactttcaaaattttggactCAGGAAAGTACGAAGAAATATCCGGTGGGCCGGGTGTAAAATACTCTGCATTTCGCTTTCAGACCTGGTTGAATTTATCTGTATTCTGTATGACCTAATAAACAATCAATTATACCTTGTCTTTATGAAATGCATATGTTGAAATCTTTGAGTCTTTctacccaggaaaaaaaaaaaaaaaaaaaaaaaaaccattgagTCTATGTTGGTTGGTGATGTCATTATGTTATACATACAGTTATGATGACTGATTTGGCCCAATTGAATTCGATTAAAGGGATTTGCTGTCGTGTGTCTGTATATTATAATACgttaaaatgtcaaaaaaaaaaaaatttatatgggaATGTTAAACAAATGCCCTAAAAACATTAgtttaagaattatttttataaatattttatttttttagataatttagaaatattttgtgagaaaataataaaacaattaatttttctaacaGTTTTTTATAATTCTCATGAAAGTGATTAGGGATGGCCATACCCATTAGGTAATGGATATCCAACCCTACCCGATCCAATTATTCTGGGTAATACCCAGTTCTTAATGGGTAGAAGGTAATTGGGTAGGGTTTGGATATTATCCAAATATTTTGGGTAGGGTTTGGATATTATCCATTTACCCATTattacccatttaactaattagaTCTAACTCAAACCAAACTCAACgaaattattatgggtaaacctcaacccacccaattaaccaataatcaaaattaccaaattgcccctaaaacttgaaaatgaccaaattattcataaaatcCTCTAAAATTGCCGAAATGCACtccaaacctaaaaaatgaccaaaatatccccgaaacataaaaaaaatgaccgaaacacccccaaaacctaaaatatgaccaaaatacccccgaaaactaaaaattaccaaaataccccataaacctaaaaaatgaccaaaagaccactgaaacctaaaaattaccaaaataccctctaaacctaaaaaatgaccgaaataccctcaaaat contains these protein-coding regions:
- the LOC126718818 gene encoding disease resistance protein RPV1-like isoform X3, with product MALLTTRGTSSFSFTQRCRYDVFLSFRGEDTRNGFTSHLNGILRYNGINTFMDDELPRGEKISTELLETIESSKISIIVFSKNYASSTWCLDELVKILECKNSGQVVLPVFYKVDPSDVRNQQKKFGEALAKHEKKFKDNIEKVQRWRAALNEASHISGWHYKNDHPQFGFIEEILEEISAKLNRKQVFVVKCLVGIDSRIEEINCVLDIESNDVRMLVIHGLPGIGIR